One genomic window of Pagrus major chromosome 22, Pma_NU_1.0 includes the following:
- the tmem181 gene encoding transmembrane protein 181 — translation MELLAPMRLYTLSKRHFVLVFVLFLICFALTVFIGIAGPKIISEQEHNGDQLLVKNFSVKTGPFNLDSPPLTTYNQQLWLTCVMQAEHINMGGFQQPFEINVELKGVMQDASVMQINQGHKRLRMLHCGTICDEIIVLHLGYLNYTRYQVMVSFKGLENITYEIKVKFVWKTYNPTFSQVEIWFRFVFVVLTFMVTCMFAHSLRKFSMRDWGIEQKWMSILLPLLLLYNDPFFPLSFLVNSWFPGTLDAFFQALFLCALLLFWLCVYHGIRVQGERKCLTFYLPKLIIVGLLWLSAVTLGIWQTVNELQDPTYSYKVDIVNFEGMKVFFLIVVVLYILYLIFLVVRACSELKNMPYSDLRLRFLTALTFVVLVISMVILYLRFGAKALQDNFVAELSTHYQNSAEFLSFYGLLNFYLYTLAFVYSPSKNALYDSQLKDNPAFSMLNDSDDEVIYGSDYEDMPLQNGRAIKATAKYQDESDSD, via the exons ATGGAGCT ATTGGCCCCCATGCGGCTCTACACCTTGTCTAAAAGGCATTTCGTCCTGGTCTTCGTGTTGTTCCTGATCTGCTTTGCCCTCACAGTCTTCATTGGGATCGCAG GTCCGAAGATTATTTCTGAGCAAGAGCACAATGGCGATCAACTACTTGTCAAAAACTTCTCAGTTAAG ACTGGGCCTTTCAACCTAGATTCTCCCCCCCTCACCACCTACAACCAGCAGCTATGGCTCACCTGTGTGATGCAGGCTGAACACATTAATA TGGGCGGCTTCCAGCAGCCTTTTGAGATCAATGTTGAGCTGAAGGGAGTGATGCAGGATGCCAGTGTGATGCAGATTAACCAAGGGCACAAGAGATTACGAATGCTACACTGTGGGACT ATATGTGATGAGATCATTGTGCTCCATCTGGGCTATCTGAACTACACCCGGTACCAGGTCATGGTCAGCTTCAAAGGCCTTGAAAATATCACGTATGAAATCAAAGTCAAGTTTGTC TGGAAAACTTACAATCCCACCTTCTCGCAAGTGGAGATCTGGTTCCGGTTTGTCTTTGTGGTGCTGACCTTTATGGTGACG TGTATGTTTGCACACTCACTGAGGAAGTTTTCTATGAGGGATTGGGGCATAGAACAGAAGTGGATGTCCATTCTGCTCCCTTTGCTTCTACTCTACAATG atCCATTTTTCCCGTTGTCATTCCTGGTGAACAGCTGGTTTCCAGGGACGTTAGATGCTTTCTTCCAGGCTCTGTTCTTGTGTGCCCTGCTGCTCTTCTGGCTCTGTGTTTATCATGGTATCAGGGTTCAG GGTGAGAGGAAATGTCTGACGTTCTACCTGCCTAAGCTGATCATTGTGGGTCTTCTGTGGCTCTCGGCTGTTACACTGGGCATATGGCAAAC GGTTAATGAACTCCAAGACCCAACCTATAGCTATAAAGTGGATATAGTGAACTTTGAG GGCATGAAGGTCTTCTTCCTGATTGTAGTCGTCCTCTATATCCTCTACCTGATCTTCCTGGTTGTCAGAGCTTGTTCTGAGCTCAAGAACATGCCATACTCAG ATCTCCGGCTCAGGTTTTTGACAGCGCTGACGTTTGTGGTCCTTGTAATAAG CATGGTCATTCTCTACCTGAGGTTTGGTGCCAAGGCTCTCCAAGACAACTTTGTTGCTGAACTGTCTACTCATTACCAGAACT CAGCTGAATTTTTATCATTCTATGGCCTACTCAACTTTTACTTGTACACATTAGCATTTGTGTATTCCCCCTCCAAGAATGCCCTTTATG aCTCCCAGTTAAAGGATAATCCTGCCTTCTCCATGCTAAATGACTCAGATGATGAAGTAATATATGG GAGCGATTATGAGGACATGCCTTTACAAAATGGACGAGCTATCAAGGCAACTGCCAAGTACCAGGATGAGAGCGACAGTGACTGA
- the dynlt1b gene encoding dynein light chain Tctex-type 1, giving the protein MDEYQTEEETAFVVEEVSKIIKESVEAAIGGNAYQHSRVNQWTTNVVEQCLSQLSKLGKPFKYIVTCIIMQKNGAGLQTASTCFWDNSTDGSCAVRWENKSMYCIVNVFGLAI; this is encoded by the exons ATGGACGAGTatcagacagaagaggag ACGGCGTTCGTCGTTGAAGAAGTGAGCAAAATAATCAAAGAG TCAGTAGAAGCAGCCATAGGAGGAAATGCCTAccagcacagcagagtgaaCCAGTGGACGACTAATGTAGTGGAGCAGTGCCTCAGTCAGCTCAGCAAGCTTGGGAAGCCTTTCAAATATATTG TGACCTGTATCATCATGCAGAAGAATGGAGCAGGTCTGCAAACAGCTAGCACATGCTTCTGGGACAACTCTACTGATG GAAGCTGTGCAGTCAGATGGGAGAACAAGTCCATGTACTGTATCGTCAATGTTTTTGGGCTGGCCATCTGA